From a region of the Paenibacillus lutimineralis genome:
- a CDS encoding response regulator, whose product MRVLIVDDEEHVREGIELAVDWEQHGIDERLQAENGSQALELIREYKPEIVFCDMSMPEMNGIQLLDLIRRGFPDIQVIVVSGYDDFIYTQATIRAKGVDYILKPFKKRDLEQALLQAVDLCKQRVNSQQASRDTGFLVQQADYVVMEQKMSQLLKGDDTSIADVENYCRNFGLSPDCVRISLILMRNGSRLLKQRYDGDSSLFSFAVKNMAQETLAGYESHLLFCFEEELWVLVTAEASVSGVRNSLNFYINKMTAAWSSTIGLETFTGVSQYVSNLLGIQQQYSSARAELIQSPVIAGERSDLDKPSLSDRELQLNIALENGDKLRVEELIRGFTAELGQYGHLSLAELQRYTKEANYMLERAILQMNKDMEGMSLSPWISCIKEWESRWIQQWWRLIEEGGNSGYEGRSIQLIHDYIEQHFHENFSLNELAEKFHFSPQYIARRFKEKYNMTIITYQMELRMQKAKSLLEYTDLPVVKISEMIGYQDESYFSKVFRKQHGLPPLKYRKRVQGS is encoded by the coding sequence ATGAGAGTATTAATTGTTGATGATGAAGAACATGTTAGAGAAGGAATTGAACTAGCGGTGGATTGGGAACAGCATGGCATTGACGAGCGGCTCCAAGCTGAGAATGGCAGTCAGGCATTGGAGCTCATCCGTGAATATAAGCCGGAGATTGTCTTTTGCGACATGAGCATGCCGGAGATGAACGGAATTCAATTGCTGGATCTCATTCGTCGTGGTTTTCCGGACATTCAGGTTATTGTCGTTAGCGGATACGATGATTTTATTTATACTCAGGCCACGATTCGAGCCAAGGGCGTGGATTATATATTGAAGCCTTTTAAGAAAAGGGATCTTGAGCAAGCGCTGTTACAGGCCGTTGACTTATGCAAGCAGCGTGTGAACAGCCAGCAGGCCAGCCGGGATACAGGGTTTCTTGTTCAGCAGGCTGACTATGTCGTGATGGAACAGAAAATGTCTCAATTGTTAAAGGGCGACGATACATCTATAGCTGATGTGGAGAATTATTGCCGGAACTTCGGATTATCACCGGATTGCGTAAGGATTTCGTTGATCTTGATGAGGAATGGCTCTCGTCTGCTGAAGCAGCGTTATGACGGGGATAGCAGCCTGTTCTCTTTCGCTGTAAAAAATATGGCGCAAGAGACGTTAGCAGGATATGAGAGCCATCTTCTTTTTTGTTTCGAGGAAGAATTATGGGTTTTGGTTACAGCAGAAGCCTCGGTCAGCGGGGTGAGGAATTCCTTGAATTTCTATATTAACAAAATGACAGCGGCATGGAGTTCGACGATCGGGTTGGAGACATTTACCGGAGTGAGTCAATATGTTTCGAATTTACTAGGGATTCAACAGCAATATTCGAGCGCGCGCGCTGAGTTGATCCAATCTCCTGTCATAGCCGGAGAGCGGTCAGATCTTGATAAACCATCGTTATCCGATAGGGAACTGCAGCTTAACATTGCGTTGGAGAATGGCGATAAGCTACGGGTTGAAGAGTTAATCCGCGGATTTACAGCTGAGCTTGGACAGTACGGGCATCTTAGTCTGGCAGAGCTTCAGCGTTATACCAAAGAAGCTAATTATATGCTTGAACGGGCCATCCTGCAGATGAACAAGGATATGGAAGGCATGTCGTTATCTCCATGGATTAGCTGCATCAAGGAATGGGAGAGCAGATGGATTCAACAATGGTGGCGGCTGATCGAAGAAGGTGGGAACAGCGGTTACGAGGGCAGAAGCATACAGCTGATCCATGACTATATCGAACAGCATTTTCACGAGAATTTCTCCCTGAATGAACTGGCGGAGAAATTCCATTTTAGTCCTCAATATATTGCGAGGAGATTTAAGGAGAAGTACAACATGACCATCATTACTTATCAGATGGAACTGCGCATGCAGAAGGCAAAATCCCTGCTGGAATATACCGATCTGCCGGTGGTCAAAATCTCTGAAATGATCGGCTACCAGGATGAGAGCTATTTCAGCAAGGTGTTCCGTAAACAGCATGGTTTGCCCCCATTAAAGTACCGCAAGAGAGTACAAGGTTCATAA
- a CDS encoding carbohydrate ABC transporter permease, with the protein MTIKSRGWWIYAAFVAPAILFFTLIILIPFLRAIIFSFQEWDGISSNISWVGWRNYQNLFHDASFWRSFKFTTKYVVATTILLNVFGLLLALGLNRAIKCRNLLRTVYFLPYVMGSVIVGFIWKFIITNQFSQIGAATGWAIFQKNWLSLPDYAFWSIVMVAVWQSIGYFMIIYLSALQGVPKDLVEASEIDGAGYWSRMRNVVFPLIRPAITINLFLAIANGFKGFDLNYSLTGGGPFGTTQSLAYHIYTEGFGRNMFTYASSKSVIFFLILATVTIVQSLVLKRREVEM; encoded by the coding sequence ATGACAATTAAATCACGCGGGTGGTGGATATATGCGGCTTTTGTCGCGCCGGCTATCCTGTTCTTCACATTAATAATTCTAATTCCCTTCCTGAGAGCTATTATCTTCAGCTTTCAGGAGTGGGATGGAATTAGCAGCAATATCAGTTGGGTCGGATGGAGAAACTATCAGAATTTGTTCCACGATGCTTCGTTCTGGAGGTCCTTTAAATTCACGACGAAATATGTGGTCGCAACCACAATTTTGCTGAACGTATTCGGATTATTGCTGGCCCTTGGCCTGAACCGGGCGATCAAGTGCAGGAACCTGCTGAGGACCGTTTATTTTCTGCCCTATGTTATGGGCTCTGTCATTGTAGGTTTCATCTGGAAATTTATTATTACGAATCAATTTAGTCAAATCGGAGCGGCAACCGGCTGGGCTATTTTCCAAAAAAACTGGTTGAGCCTGCCTGATTATGCCTTCTGGTCTATCGTTATGGTCGCTGTGTGGCAGTCTATCGGTTATTTTATGATCATCTATCTATCTGCGTTGCAGGGCGTTCCTAAGGATTTGGTAGAGGCCTCGGAGATCGATGGGGCTGGGTACTGGAGCAGAATGCGAAATGTCGTATTTCCGCTGATCAGGCCAGCGATCACGATCAATCTTTTCCTGGCTATTGCCAACGGGTTTAAAGGTTTTGACCTGAACTACTCCTTAACGGGCGGAGGTCCCTTTGGCACAACCCAATCATTAGCCTACCATATTTACACAGAGGGCTTTGGAAGAAATATGTTCACTTACGCCTCCTCCAAGTCCGTTATATTCTTCCTCAT
- a CDS encoding ABC transporter substrate-binding protein gives MRKVMLMLLTSVVALSIISGCAGGSSPKNSEGSSADSGSSNGKVTIKIMDFKTEITDKIKAMAADYMAENPNVTIEAQVTGNYDTLLKTRFAAGDGPDIFMTRAYTDIQDWSERLVDLSDEPWMDKVIPSSAPGMTVDGKKYGFPLAVEGYGFIYNKDMFAQAGIDKLPATLTELKEANEKLKAAGISSYSEGYNSFWVLGQHLFNLPFAYEPDSEGMIAKMYKGEAKIADLKNLDGFFDVLDMTIDYGKGTDTIGLNYDNQVSDFASGKTAMMQQGVWAIDSITKINPNMNIGMFAIPLNDNPEDTKMPVGVSTYYSINKDSKVIEESKKFLTWLHENGQKYIVDSYKMIPAFTDLETTPDLGPLAEDLDKYLKDEKTLIWSFQLWPSGIAEDFAVPLQAYVGAQYDKDQTIQELQNIWDQKAK, from the coding sequence ATGCGCAAGGTTATGTTAATGCTTCTCACCAGTGTCGTAGCTTTGTCCATAATCAGCGGCTGCGCTGGCGGAAGCAGCCCGAAGAACAGTGAGGGATCTAGTGCTGATTCGGGAAGTTCGAATGGCAAAGTGACGATTAAGATTATGGATTTCAAGACGGAGATCACCGATAAAATCAAAGCGATGGCTGCTGATTACATGGCTGAAAATCCAAATGTCACGATTGAAGCTCAGGTTACCGGCAATTATGATACCCTGTTGAAAACTCGTTTTGCGGCTGGCGATGGACCGGATATTTTCATGACGAGAGCTTACACAGACATTCAGGATTGGTCGGAAAGACTTGTTGATTTGTCCGATGAGCCGTGGATGGATAAAGTGATCCCGTCCTCAGCGCCAGGGATGACTGTTGACGGCAAGAAATATGGTTTCCCGCTTGCCGTTGAAGGCTACGGATTCATCTACAATAAGGATATGTTCGCTCAAGCAGGTATCGATAAGCTGCCCGCAACATTAACGGAGCTGAAGGAAGCCAATGAGAAATTGAAGGCCGCGGGCATTTCTTCCTATTCTGAAGGCTACAATTCGTTCTGGGTGCTTGGCCAGCATTTGTTCAATCTTCCGTTCGCTTATGAGCCGGACTCGGAAGGTATGATCGCGAAGATGTACAAAGGCGAAGCAAAGATTGCTGATTTGAAAAACTTGGACGGGTTCTTTGATGTTTTGGACATGACGATTGACTACGGTAAAGGCACGGATACAATCGGCCTTAACTATGATAATCAGGTTTCCGATTTCGCCTCCGGGAAGACGGCCATGATGCAGCAAGGCGTATGGGCCATCGACTCGATCACGAAGATCAATCCTAATATGAATATCGGGATGTTTGCGATTCCTCTGAACGACAATCCAGAAGATACGAAAATGCCGGTAGGTGTGTCGACTTATTATTCGATTAACAAGGATTCCAAGGTGATCGAAGAGAGCAAGAAGTTCTTGACTTGGCTGCATGAGAATGGTCAGAAGTATATCGTGGACTCTTATAAGATGATTCCTGCTTTTACAGATTTGGAAACGACGCCTGACCTCGGTCCATTGGCAGAAGATCTGGACAAGTACTTGAAGGATGAGAAGACGCTGATTTGGTCGTTCCAATTGTGGCCGTCCGGTATTGCAGAAGACTTCGCGGTACCTCTTCAGGCCTATGTCGGAGCCCAATATGATAAAGATCAGACTATCCAAGAATTGCAGAACATTTGGGATCAAAAAGCAAAATAA